A single window of Castor canadensis chromosome 3, mCasCan1.hap1v2, whole genome shotgun sequence DNA harbors:
- the Tedc1 gene encoding tubulin epsilon and delta complex protein 1 isoform X2, giving the protein MGRRRRRVDGAAGALPEAIAALSRSLPAGPSPEIFRRAKFDRPEAAPALWQLLFRLFSPLAADNTSVPPAPETQARFVKSVLRSQGYPRSALSQLPEDNSQGSRELLLALSWLLARGPLLERLLAQTRVHLGDHVPQWEAPASPGLPTSHVEAEGPVDLRQVQWLMGKLRFRWRRLVSSQQEQCTLLSKLLQALQHENARLEAALEWRRLELVFWKWMDTVLGACPPEGPTGASQPTFLPSIPGPRLGELELVAQELQALQEELQKVVETRWVTWEAQAGGLGRGPEWSTTRRALQEAVEQELVALRESWEQSRDPAQPRGPYRLVRSEDKDGKPGAQGLRAAEVIKVLRTQESCLETTLRQLQEQCRQELARLAGALPGLIWILPPRR; this is encoded by the exons ATGGGGAGGCGCCGGCGCCGGGTGGACGGGGCGGCCGGGGCCCTGCCCGAGGCCATCGCCGCGCTAAGTCGGTCGCTGCCCGCTGGGCCCAGCCCGGAGATCTTCCGCCGCGCCAAGTTCGACCGTCCGGAAGCG GCCCCCGCGCTCTGGCAGCTCCTCTTTCGCTTGTTCTCGCCGCTCGCGGCAGACAACACCTCGGTCCCGCCCGCCCCGG AGACCCAAGCCCGCTTCGTGAAGTCAGTGCTGCGCTCCCAGGGCTACCCGAGGTCTGCGCTGTCGCAGCTCCCTGAGGACAACTCACAGGGCAGCCGGGAGCTGCTGCTAGCCCTGTCCTGGCTCCTGGCCCGAGGGCCCCTTCTTGAGCGGCTGCTTGCCCAGACCCGTGTGCATCTTGGTGACCATGTGCCCCAGTGGGAG GCCCCAGCTAGCCCTGGCCTACCTACATCCCATGTGGAAGCAGAGGGCCCTGTGGACCTCCGCCAAGTGCAGTGGCTGATGGGAAAACTGCGGTTCCGGTGGCGACGCCTGGTCTCCAGTCAGCAGGAGCAGTGCACCCTGCTGAGCAAG CTACTGCAGGCACTGCAGCATGAGAATGCGCGCCTGGAGGCGGCTCTAGAGTGGCGGCGCCTGGAACTGGTCTTCTGGAAGTGGATG GACACAGTTCTGGGTGCCTGCCCTCCAGAGGGCCCCACTGGGGCCTCGCAGCCCACCTTTCTGCCCTCGATCCCTGGGCCCAGGCTTGGCGAGTTAGAGCTGGTAGCTCAGGAGCTACAAGCCCTGCAGGAGGAGCTTCAGAAGGTGGTGGAGACCCGATGGGTGACCTGGGAGGCCCAG GCTGGAGGCCTAGGCCGGGGACCAGAGTGGAGCACCACACGGAGGGCCTTGCAGGAGGCTGTGGAGCAGGAGCTGGTGGCCCTGCGGGAGTCCTGGGAACAATCTAGGGACCCTGCTCAGCCCCGAGGGCCCTACCGACTGGTAAGAAGTGAGGACAAGGATGGGAAACCAGGGGCCCAGGGCCTGCGAGCAGCTGAGGTGATCAAGGTGCTGAGGACCCAGGAATCCTGTCTGGAGACAACACTGCGCCAACTACAGGAACAGTGTCGGCAAGAGCTGGCCAGGCTGGCAGGAGCCCTGCCTGGCCTAATTTGGATCCTGCCACCCAGACGCTGA
- the Tedc1 gene encoding tubulin epsilon and delta complex protein 1 isoform X1: MGRRRRRVDGAAGALPEAIAALSRSLPAGPSPEIFRRAKFDRPEAAPALWQLLFRLFSPLAADNTSVPPAPETQARFVKSVLRSQGYPRSALSQLPEDNSQGSRELLLALSWLLARGPLLERLLAQTRVHLGDHVPQWEAPASPGLPTSHVEAEGPVDLRQVQWLMGKLRFRWRRLVSSQQEQCTLLSKIHLYTRGCHSDQSLRHLSVAETEMLRDPEGGHQLLQALQHENARLEAALEWRRLELVFWKWMDTVLGACPPEGPTGASQPTFLPSIPGPRLGELELVAQELQALQEELQKVVETRWVTWEAQAGGLGRGPEWSTTRRALQEAVEQELVALRESWEQSRDPAQPRGPYRLVRSEDKDGKPGAQGLRAAEVIKVLRTQESCLETTLRQLQEQCRQELARLAGALPGLIWILPPRR; the protein is encoded by the exons ATGGGGAGGCGCCGGCGCCGGGTGGACGGGGCGGCCGGGGCCCTGCCCGAGGCCATCGCCGCGCTAAGTCGGTCGCTGCCCGCTGGGCCCAGCCCGGAGATCTTCCGCCGCGCCAAGTTCGACCGTCCGGAAGCG GCCCCCGCGCTCTGGCAGCTCCTCTTTCGCTTGTTCTCGCCGCTCGCGGCAGACAACACCTCGGTCCCGCCCGCCCCGG AGACCCAAGCCCGCTTCGTGAAGTCAGTGCTGCGCTCCCAGGGCTACCCGAGGTCTGCGCTGTCGCAGCTCCCTGAGGACAACTCACAGGGCAGCCGGGAGCTGCTGCTAGCCCTGTCCTGGCTCCTGGCCCGAGGGCCCCTTCTTGAGCGGCTGCTTGCCCAGACCCGTGTGCATCTTGGTGACCATGTGCCCCAGTGGGAG GCCCCAGCTAGCCCTGGCCTACCTACATCCCATGTGGAAGCAGAGGGCCCTGTGGACCTCCGCCAAGTGCAGTGGCTGATGGGAAAACTGCGGTTCCGGTGGCGACGCCTGGTCTCCAGTCAGCAGGAGCAGTGCACCCTGCTGAGCAAG ATTCACTTGTACACCCGTGGATGTCATAGTGACCAGAGCCTCCGCCATCTGTCTGTAGCTGAAACAGAGATGCTCAGGGACCCAGAGGGCGGCCATCAG CTACTGCAGGCACTGCAGCATGAGAATGCGCGCCTGGAGGCGGCTCTAGAGTGGCGGCGCCTGGAACTGGTCTTCTGGAAGTGGATG GACACAGTTCTGGGTGCCTGCCCTCCAGAGGGCCCCACTGGGGCCTCGCAGCCCACCTTTCTGCCCTCGATCCCTGGGCCCAGGCTTGGCGAGTTAGAGCTGGTAGCTCAGGAGCTACAAGCCCTGCAGGAGGAGCTTCAGAAGGTGGTGGAGACCCGATGGGTGACCTGGGAGGCCCAG GCTGGAGGCCTAGGCCGGGGACCAGAGTGGAGCACCACACGGAGGGCCTTGCAGGAGGCTGTGGAGCAGGAGCTGGTGGCCCTGCGGGAGTCCTGGGAACAATCTAGGGACCCTGCTCAGCCCCGAGGGCCCTACCGACTGGTAAGAAGTGAGGACAAGGATGGGAAACCAGGGGCCCAGGGCCTGCGAGCAGCTGAGGTGATCAAGGTGCTGAGGACCCAGGAATCCTGTCTGGAGACAACACTGCGCCAACTACAGGAACAGTGTCGGCAAGAGCTGGCCAGGCTGGCAGGAGCCCTGCCTGGCCTAATTTGGATCCTGCCACCCAGACGCTGA
- the Tedc1 gene encoding tubulin epsilon and delta complex protein 1 isoform X3: MGRRRRRVDGAAGALPEAIAALSRSLPAGPSPEIFRRAKFDRPEAAPALWQLLFRLFSPLAADNTSVPPAPETQARFVKSVLRSQGYPRSALSQLPEDNSQGSRELLLALSWLLARGPLLERLLAQTRVHLGDHVPQWEAPASPGLPTSHVEAEGPVDLRQVQWLMGKLRFRWRRLVSSQQEQCTLLSKIHLYTRGCHSDQSLRHLSVAETEMLRDPEGGHQLLQALQHENARLEAALEWRRLELVFWKWMDTVLGACPPEGPTGASQPTFLPSIPGPRLGELELVAQELQALQEELQKVVETRWVTWEAQVSEYRLPQRPEVTTWQPYLSLGPALPRTYQSWRAVRRWEVLEQRMVEMAALNLGMGGVLKEF, from the exons ATGGGGAGGCGCCGGCGCCGGGTGGACGGGGCGGCCGGGGCCCTGCCCGAGGCCATCGCCGCGCTAAGTCGGTCGCTGCCCGCTGGGCCCAGCCCGGAGATCTTCCGCCGCGCCAAGTTCGACCGTCCGGAAGCG GCCCCCGCGCTCTGGCAGCTCCTCTTTCGCTTGTTCTCGCCGCTCGCGGCAGACAACACCTCGGTCCCGCCCGCCCCGG AGACCCAAGCCCGCTTCGTGAAGTCAGTGCTGCGCTCCCAGGGCTACCCGAGGTCTGCGCTGTCGCAGCTCCCTGAGGACAACTCACAGGGCAGCCGGGAGCTGCTGCTAGCCCTGTCCTGGCTCCTGGCCCGAGGGCCCCTTCTTGAGCGGCTGCTTGCCCAGACCCGTGTGCATCTTGGTGACCATGTGCCCCAGTGGGAG GCCCCAGCTAGCCCTGGCCTACCTACATCCCATGTGGAAGCAGAGGGCCCTGTGGACCTCCGCCAAGTGCAGTGGCTGATGGGAAAACTGCGGTTCCGGTGGCGACGCCTGGTCTCCAGTCAGCAGGAGCAGTGCACCCTGCTGAGCAAG ATTCACTTGTACACCCGTGGATGTCATAGTGACCAGAGCCTCCGCCATCTGTCTGTAGCTGAAACAGAGATGCTCAGGGACCCAGAGGGCGGCCATCAG CTACTGCAGGCACTGCAGCATGAGAATGCGCGCCTGGAGGCGGCTCTAGAGTGGCGGCGCCTGGAACTGGTCTTCTGGAAGTGGATG GACACAGTTCTGGGTGCCTGCCCTCCAGAGGGCCCCACTGGGGCCTCGCAGCCCACCTTTCTGCCCTCGATCCCTGGGCCCAGGCTTGGCGAGTTAGAGCTGGTAGCTCAGGAGCTACAAGCCCTGCAGGAGGAGCTTCAGAAGGTGGTGGAGACCCGATGGGTGACCTGGGAGGCCCAG GTCTCTGAATACCGACTGCCCCAAAGGCCAGAGGTAACAACATGGCAGCCCTATCTGTCCCTTGGGCCAGCTTTACCTCGTACATACCAGTCCTGGAGGGCAGTAAGAAGGTGGGAAGTTCTGGAGCAGAGGATGGTGGAGATGGCTGCATTGAACCTTGGAATGGGGGGTGTTCTCAAGGAATTTTGA
- the Tmem121 gene encoding transmembrane protein 121 produces MVLPPPDRRHVCLTTLVIMGSMAVMDAYLVEQNQGPRKIGVCIIVLVGDVCFLLVLRYVAVWVGAEVRTAKRGYAMILWFLYIFVLEIKLYFIFQNYKAARRGAADPVARKALTLLLSVCVPGLFLLLVALDRMEYVRTFRKREDLRGRLFWVALDLLDLLDMQANLWEPPRTGLPLWAEGLTFFYCYMLLLVLPCVALSEVSMQGEHIAPQKMMLYPVLSLATVNVVAVLARAANMALFRDSRVSAIFVGKNVVALATKACTFLEYRRQVRDFPPPALALELQPPPPQRNSVPPAPPLHGAPGRPHGPSPTRDALDT; encoded by the coding sequence ATGGTGCTGCCTCCCCCGGACCGGCGCCACGTGTGCCTGACCACGCTGGTAATCATGGGCAGCATGGCTGTCATGGACGCGTACCTGGTGGAACAGAACCAGGGTCCCCGCAAGATCGGCGTGTGCATCATCGTACTGGTGGGCGACGTGTGTTTCCTGCTGGTGCTGCGCTACGTGGCCGTGTGGGTGGGCGCCGAGGTGCGCACGGCCAAGCGCGGCTATGCCATGATCCTTTGGTTCCTCTACATCTTCGTGCTGGAGATCAAGCTGTACTTCATCTTTCAGAACTACAAGGCGGCGCGGCGCGGTGCAGCCGACCCGGTGGCGCGCAAGGCGCTGACGCTGCTGCTGTCGGTGTGCGTGCCTGGCCTCTTCCTGCTGCTCGTTGCTCTTGACCGCATGGAGTACGTGCGCACCTTCCGCAAGCGCGAGGACCTGCGCGGCCGACTCTTCTGGGTGGCGCTCGACCTGCTGGACCTGCTGGACATGCAGGCCAACCTGTGGGAGCCGCCACGCACCGGGCTGCCACTGTGGGCCGAGGGCCTCACCTTCTTCTactgctacatgctgctgctggTGCTGCCCTGTGTAGCGCTCAGCGAGGTCAGCATGCAGGGCGAGCACATCGCGCCGCAGAAGATGATGCTGTACCCGGTGCTCAGCCTTGCCACAGTCAACGTGGTGGCCGTGCTGGCGCGAGCCGCCAACATGGCGCTCTTCCGCGACAGCCGCGTCTCGGCTATCTTCGTTGGCAAGAACGTGGTGGCGCTGGCCACCAAAGCCTGCACGTTCCTTGAGTACCGCCGCCAAGTGCGTGACTTCCCGCCACCTGCTCTTGCACTGGAGTTGCAGCCACCGCCTCCACAGCGCAACTCGGTGCCGCCTGCTCCACCGCTGCACGGCGCTCCTGGGCGTCCCCATGGGCCCTCACCCACGCGCGATGCGCTGGACACGTGA